The following proteins are co-located in the Haloarcula marismortui ATCC 43049 genome:
- the cheY gene encoding chemotaxis protein CheY — MPDVLIADDSEFMRNLLREILEEDHEIVGEVENGVEAVEVFKEEGPDLVMMDIVMPIRDGIEATDEIKSSNPDANVIMCTSVGQEEKMKEAVKAGADGYITKPFQKPSVMEAIEDVVPS, encoded by the coding sequence ATGCCAGACGTACTGATCGCCGACGATTCAGAGTTTATGCGTAACCTCCTCCGCGAGATTCTCGAAGAAGACCACGAGATTGTTGGGGAGGTCGAGAACGGAGTCGAAGCTGTCGAAGTGTTCAAAGAAGAAGGGCCAGACCTGGTGATGATGGACATTGTGATGCCCATCCGGGATGGTATCGAGGCCACGGACGAAATCAAATCTTCCAATCCCGATGCGAACGTCATCATGTGTACAAGCGTTGGTCAGGAAGAGAAGATGAAGGAGGCCGTGAAAGCGGGGGCCGACGGGTACATCACCAAGCCGTTCCAGAAACCCAGCGTGATGGAGGCTATCGAGGACGTCGTTCCCTCATAG
- a CDS encoding DUF7500 family protein codes for MASGSDEPNPEDGKILSPEELDIADDEHVTEIDEGRYVVSSDVRTNDSYGNQVSSDSTPDPDPAPEPDAPEFTDANVHEWLAEQMAKSNSRYGFDVTAKFDGNVDQQQVVSNDIITAFESFMLWYGRQMDGSTSVENVLGILLSESNVPVKHPPESFKRMVQSTGLSPDDSIADLVEAIEARDGAKF; via the coding sequence ATGGCCTCGGGGTCAGACGAACCGAATCCAGAGGACGGTAAGATCCTCTCTCCGGAAGAATTAGACATCGCGGATGACGAGCACGTCACAGAGATCGACGAAGGACGGTATGTCGTCTCCTCTGATGTTCGAACCAACGATTCCTACGGCAATCAGGTTTCGTCTGACTCCACCCCTGACCCGGACCCAGCTCCCGAGCCCGACGCTCCTGAGTTTACCGACGCGAACGTTCACGAGTGGCTCGCCGAGCAAATGGCGAAATCAAACAGCCGGTATGGGTTCGATGTGACCGCGAAGTTTGACGGGAACGTTGACCAGCAACAGGTTGTGTCCAACGACATCATCACCGCGTTCGAGAGTTTCATGCTCTGGTACGGCCGGCAGATGGACGGGTCGACATCGGTCGAGAACGTGCTCGGCATTCTGCTCTCGGAGTCCAACGTCCCAGTCAAACACCCGCCAGAGAGCTTCAAGCGGATGGTCCAGTCGACCGGTCTCTCGCCGGACGACAGTATCGCAGACCTCGTTGAGGCTATCGAAGCACGAGACGGTGCGAAGTTCTAA
- a CDS encoding aminopeptidase, giving the protein MDDRIREHARILVDWSARIDAGDDVVVAVEDGAHDLAVAVAEQLGDRGANLLSTYQSDELTRAYLQAHDGSFTENPDYELALYERADSVLFLKGSRNTTETADVDSDQRQAYSTARQEIREARLDTDWVSTQHPTRAMAQQAGMAYAEYKDFVYDATLRDWEALADEQARLKEILDDGSEVRIVADGTDITLFIDGRIAVNSAASVAYDSHNLPSGEVFTAPHDTAGVVTFDVPMTIQGRRVKNVELTFKDGVVVDWSAEQGEAVIDEIIGTDSGSRQLGELGIGMNRGVDRVTDNILFDEKMGGTVHLALGRAYDACLPEGESGNDSAVHEDLITTMGEGSRLEVDGETIQRDGVFRWEDGFEG; this is encoded by the coding sequence ATGGACGACCGAATACGCGAACACGCCCGGATTCTTGTTGACTGGAGCGCTCGCATCGACGCGGGCGACGACGTGGTCGTGGCCGTCGAGGATGGTGCGCACGACCTCGCAGTCGCCGTGGCCGAGCAGCTCGGCGACCGCGGCGCGAACCTCCTGTCGACGTACCAGTCAGACGAACTCACGCGGGCCTATCTGCAGGCGCACGACGGGTCGTTTACCGAGAACCCAGACTACGAACTGGCACTGTACGAGCGGGCCGACAGCGTGCTGTTCCTGAAAGGGTCACGGAATACCACCGAGACGGCCGACGTGGACAGCGACCAGCGGCAGGCGTACTCGACGGCTCGACAGGAAATCAGAGAGGCTCGGCTGGATACCGACTGGGTATCGACACAGCATCCGACACGGGCGATGGCCCAGCAGGCCGGAATGGCGTACGCCGAATACAAGGATTTTGTCTACGACGCGACGCTACGGGACTGGGAGGCGCTGGCGGATGAACAGGCTCGTCTGAAGGAGATTCTGGACGACGGTTCGGAGGTCCGTATCGTCGCGGACGGCACTGACATCACGCTGTTCATCGATGGCCGTATCGCCGTCAACTCCGCCGCCAGCGTGGCCTACGACTCCCACAACCTACCCTCCGGCGAGGTGTTCACCGCGCCCCACGATACCGCCGGCGTCGTCACCTTCGACGTGCCGATGACGATACAGGGTCGTCGCGTCAAAAACGTCGAGCTGACATTCAAAGACGGTGTCGTCGTCGACTGGTCGGCCGAGCAGGGCGAGGCAGTCATCGACGAAATCATCGGGACCGACAGCGGCTCCCGCCAACTGGGTGAACTCGGTATCGGGATGAACCGCGGCGTCGACCGCGTCACCGACAATATCCTCTTCGACGAGAAGATGGGCGGGACCGTCCACCTCGCGCTCGGGCGCGCGTACGACGCCTGCCTCCCAGAGGGCGAGTCCGGCAACGACAGCGCCGTCCACGAGGACCTCATCACGACGATGGGCGAGGGGTCGCGGCTCGAAGTCGACGGCGAGACAATTCAGAGAGACGGCGTCTTCCGCTGGGAAGACGGCTTCGAGGGGTAG
- a CDS encoding type II/IV secretion system ATPase subunit, whose translation MTDHGRAKPSDELRQMAARRPHLRDHLKKFKQITGEFPMLIDEADDDYETNRPNVLYPVGGPIFCHIYGDVGQDMKYYAIEPELDEDERAVFGKVRNRLLQRSVNKPAPENEAQFDDRIEELLQETTKVRDEDSDSGVLTRLSNLTDVSSVEVTQETYENILYRLNRDIVGLGPLEPVMRDPANEDIHVIGRSECHVDHGVYGMLETTVEWETEESFDQWLRNMGERMGDPVSDSDPIVDSTLPDGSRLNLIYSDDVSLKGPSLTIRQGDDVPLSIFQITKWMTLSPQLAAYLWLCLENEQTVFVVGETASGKTTTLNAITSFIPDDAKIYTAEDTAEVLPPHNTWQQLLTREGEDEGTSIDMFDLVAAALRSRPDYIIVGEVRGEEGRMAFQAAQTGHPVMLTFHASDIVSMIQRFTGEPINVPETFMDVADVALFQNRVKQGDQVLRRVTSVQEIEGYSKEMDGVVTRQVFNWDPVEDEIIFQGMNNSFVLEEQIATLLGYEDTRDIYDDLEFRANLIERAIQEGILGYHEVNDFISDFQRDGVEGIPFNMARPD comes from the coding sequence ATGACAGATCACGGACGTGCGAAGCCGTCGGACGAACTTCGACAGATGGCAGCGCGGCGGCCCCACCTGCGGGACCACCTGAAGAAGTTCAAACAGATCACCGGTGAGTTCCCGATGCTCATCGACGAGGCCGACGACGACTACGAGACGAATCGGCCGAACGTGCTGTACCCGGTCGGTGGCCCTATCTTCTGTCATATCTACGGCGACGTGGGTCAGGACATGAAGTACTACGCCATTGAGCCGGAACTTGATGAGGACGAGCGGGCCGTCTTCGGGAAGGTCCGGAACCGCCTGCTCCAGCGCAGCGTCAACAAGCCCGCGCCCGAAAACGAGGCCCAGTTCGACGACCGTATCGAGGAACTCCTGCAGGAGACCACCAAAGTCCGGGACGAGGACAGCGACAGTGGCGTCCTCACGCGCCTGTCGAACCTGACCGACGTGAGCAGCGTCGAAGTCACACAGGAGACCTACGAGAACATCCTCTATCGACTGAACCGCGACATCGTCGGCCTCGGCCCACTCGAACCGGTCATGCGCGACCCGGCCAACGAGGACATTCACGTTATCGGCCGCAGCGAATGCCACGTCGACCACGGGGTCTACGGCATGCTCGAAACCACCGTCGAGTGGGAGACCGAGGAATCGTTCGACCAGTGGCTCCGGAACATGGGCGAGCGGATGGGTGACCCCGTCTCCGATTCGGACCCTATCGTCGACTCGACGCTGCCGGACGGGTCGCGTCTGAACCTCATCTACTCCGACGACGTGAGCCTCAAAGGCCCCTCGCTCACGATTCGGCAGGGCGACGACGTCCCGCTGTCCATTTTTCAGATTACCAAGTGGATGACACTGTCGCCGCAACTGGCCGCGTATCTCTGGCTCTGTCTGGAGAACGAACAGACCGTGTTCGTGGTCGGGGAGACGGCGTCCGGGAAGACGACGACGCTGAACGCCATCACTTCGTTCATCCCCGACGACGCGAAAATCTACACCGCGGAGGACACCGCCGAGGTGCTGCCGCCGCACAACACCTGGCAGCAACTCCTCACTCGTGAGGGTGAAGACGAGGGCACCAGCATCGACATGTTCGACCTGGTCGCCGCCGCGCTGCGTTCTCGTCCCGACTACATCATCGTGGGTGAGGTTCGTGGTGAGGAGGGACGGATGGCGTTCCAGGCCGCCCAGACCGGCCACCCGGTGATGCTGACCTTCCACGCGAGCGACATCGTGTCAATGATTCAGCGCTTCACCGGCGAACCGATTAACGTCCCCGAGACGTTCATGGACGTGGCCGACGTGGCGCTGTTCCAGAACCGCGTCAAGCAGGGCGACCAGGTCCTTCGCCGCGTGACGAGCGTGCAGGAGATCGAGGGCTACTCCAAGGAGATGGACGGTGTCGTCACCCGGCAGGTGTTCAACTGGGACCCCGTCGAGGACGAAATCATCTTCCAGGGAATGAACAACTCCTTCGTCCTCGAAGAGCAGATCGCGACCCTGCTCGGTTACGAGGACACGCGTGACATCTACGACGACCTCGAGTTCCGCGCGAACCTCATCGAACGCGCCATTCAGGAGGGGATTCTTGGGTATCACGAAGTCAACGACTTCATTTCGGACTTCCAGCGCGACGGTGTCGAAGGGATTCCATTCAACATGGCTAGGCCCGACTAA
- a CDS encoding chemotaxis protein CheC — MNVDIQSLGTFNQLAHEGAEQATQSMGQMTGIDAVVDVTKITLLDRADVGEELAGRDFVGVEFSFDGVLEGDTVLAFDVDSAGTITEEMMPGSSDDEAMARSGIEEIGNIMMSGFIDGWADYVGATIDHSPPEYIEESGSDVLPDAPESGDHQQVFVFKSEIEWIDESVNFYIYMLPEYESLTEMMVEHVDTDGDAIPIDKLQTFNEMTTRGTQKAADNVEMMTGIPTESEVTQISFAPIEDVPKQIGTDTFVGTVVEFTGTPSGYLMVLFDEVSAINVAEAMMPIEMDSDELTDQHKAAIEELGNIMTSGFVDGWANVLQTSVEHTPPRVVHDMGRAIMDPLAAQVGQYQEHAFIIDSQMQTDDIEFQAEIHALPNEKELRAALNDLDVERATETGADVEQIFK; from the coding sequence ATGAACGTCGATATTCAGTCGCTCGGCACGTTCAACCAACTCGCTCACGAGGGGGCTGAACAGGCCACGCAGTCGATGGGCCAGATGACTGGCATCGATGCTGTCGTCGACGTCACCAAGATCACGCTGCTCGACAGGGCTGATGTCGGCGAAGAACTGGCTGGCCGGGACTTCGTCGGAGTCGAGTTCTCTTTCGATGGCGTTCTAGAGGGCGATACTGTGCTTGCCTTCGACGTTGACAGCGCCGGGACGATCACCGAGGAAATGATGCCCGGTAGCAGCGACGACGAGGCGATGGCCAGAAGCGGTATCGAGGAGATCGGCAACATCATGATGAGCGGGTTCATCGACGGCTGGGCCGACTACGTCGGTGCGACCATCGACCACTCGCCGCCGGAGTATATTGAGGAGTCCGGTAGCGACGTGCTCCCTGATGCGCCCGAGAGCGGCGACCACCAGCAGGTGTTCGTGTTCAAATCGGAGATCGAATGGATCGACGAATCGGTGAATTTCTACATCTACATGCTCCCTGAGTACGAATCACTCACGGAGATGATGGTAGAGCACGTCGACACGGACGGCGATGCGATCCCCATCGACAAGCTCCAGACGTTCAACGAGATGACGACCAGAGGCACTCAAAAAGCCGCTGACAACGTCGAAATGATGACCGGTATCCCGACTGAATCGGAGGTGACACAGATCAGTTTCGCTCCCATTGAGGACGTGCCAAAGCAGATCGGCACGGACACGTTCGTCGGGACGGTCGTCGAGTTCACTGGGACGCCCAGTGGCTACCTCATGGTGCTGTTCGACGAGGTCTCAGCAATCAACGTTGCGGAGGCGATGATGCCCATCGAAATGGACAGTGATGAGCTAACTGACCAGCACAAGGCTGCCATCGAGGAGCTGGGGAATATCATGACGAGCGGGTTCGTCGACGGCTGGGCGAACGTCCTCCAGACGTCAGTCGAACATACGCCGCCGCGGGTCGTCCACGATATGGGCCGGGCGATTATGGACCCGCTTGCGGCGCAGGTCGGACAGTATCAGGAGCATGCGTTTATCATCGACTCCCAGATGCAGACCGACGACATCGAGTTTCAGGCTGAGATTCACGCTCTCCCCAACGAGAAAGAGTTGCGCGCCGCCCTCAACGACCTCGATGTCGAGCGGGCGACCGAGACGGGCGCGGACGTCGAACAGATATTCAAATAA
- a CDS encoding ATPase domain-containing protein, protein MSIASTDLFSLGLDDHDRLNKELGGGIPPGSIILVEGDYGAGKSAMSQRFTYGLCEEGHEVTYLSTELTVGSFLDQMHSLSYDMVDHILDEDVLFLHADIGESNALTGGDDQTDRKELLKRLMEAEVMWDADVVVIDTFDAILRNDPKFEALVRQNEERQAALEVISYFRDVISQGKCIMLTVDPSTLDEEAIGPFRAIADVFIELEMIEVGNDVRRQINVLRFAGMGEQVGDTIGFSVRSGTGIVIESRSVA, encoded by the coding sequence ATGAGTATCGCAAGTACTGACCTATTCTCGCTCGGACTGGACGATCACGACCGGCTGAACAAGGAACTGGGCGGCGGTATCCCACCCGGCAGCATCATCCTCGTCGAGGGTGACTACGGCGCCGGCAAATCCGCCATGAGCCAGCGGTTCACCTACGGCCTCTGTGAAGAGGGCCACGAAGTGACCTACCTCTCGACGGAACTCACTGTTGGGAGCTTCCTCGACCAGATGCACTCGCTGTCGTATGACATGGTCGACCACATCCTCGATGAGGACGTGTTGTTCCTGCACGCCGACATCGGCGAATCGAACGCCCTCACCGGCGGAGACGACCAGACCGACCGGAAGGAACTCCTCAAGCGGCTGATGGAGGCCGAGGTGATGTGGGACGCCGATGTCGTCGTCATCGATACCTTCGACGCTATCCTCAGGAACGACCCCAAGTTCGAAGCTCTCGTCCGGCAAAACGAGGAGCGACAGGCCGCCCTAGAAGTTATCTCATACTTCCGGGACGTCATCTCACAGGGCAAATGCATCATGCTCACTGTCGACCCGTCGACGCTGGACGAGGAGGCTATCGGCCCGTTCCGGGCCATCGCTGACGTGTTCATCGAACTGGAGATGATCGAGGTCGGGAACGACGTGCGCCGGCAGATCAACGTTCTCCGATTTGCCGGCATGGGCGAACAGGTCGGTGACACCATCGGGTTCTCGGTCCGCTCGGGAACCGGCATCGTCATCGAATCGCGCAGTGTCGCCTAG
- a CDS encoding FlaD/FlaE family flagellar protein, with protein sequence MSSLALVPLAPAVSPELAGLAPALFVLLTGGLVGMSIKNMFDSILSDDESENASDDGGGGMADGGGLMGDDGGGGDDLGGGGDDLGGLGGLDDDGDDMGGFGDDEFGDMEDASGPDTDELEHRLDELENEVGSLSSTVNTVRTENESISESVEETEENVRKLLDIYEMVTRGVNPFADDVDGGMGGMGEGGGSFGLFDDDGSDDTEEDIDDDVANADAEGFFDEDLTDDTGGDMSMDDGGVDDMFPDDGGDDMGGFEDDGGSFDEEFDDFDDTEDDMSMDDGMSMDDGESMDEDSDDGDGGKSFAELKDEYESGDAEWAEGEEPEGESDDDDLLADDDDDLLADEGDDLLGEDDSDGDAGGLEDDDLFDEVIEDDGIDEAETEAMEAEPEPEPDPEPEPEPEPVAEPEPEPEPEPAAEPEPEPEPEPTDTAATGSGDAATADDGSDADDDGKPYLATMPEGFAADLIIVEWLEFLVQHSGYRETARAIDYYETIDWIDESVADQLKEYLRGFDGVNDTGDGLSIDHHTESLHYISQLDSDSGADAVALSKLVGGGSDGIQR encoded by the coding sequence ATGAGTAGTCTCGCTCTCGTGCCACTGGCTCCAGCCGTCTCACCGGAACTGGCTGGACTGGCACCCGCCCTCTTTGTTCTGCTGACCGGCGGGCTGGTTGGTATGAGCATCAAGAATATGTTCGATTCGATTCTATCGGACGACGAGAGCGAGAACGCAAGCGACGACGGTGGCGGCGGGATGGCCGACGGCGGCGGCCTGATGGGTGACGACGGTGGCGGTGGCGACGATCTCGGCGGTGGTGGCGACGATCTCGGTGGCCTCGGCGGCCTCGACGACGACGGCGACGACATGGGTGGGTTCGGTGATGACGAGTTCGGCGATATGGAGGACGCGAGCGGGCCTGACACTGACGAGCTGGAACACCGACTCGACGAACTGGAAAACGAGGTCGGTAGCCTCTCCTCGACGGTCAACACGGTGCGGACGGAAAACGAGAGCATCTCCGAATCTGTCGAAGAAACCGAGGAGAACGTCCGGAAGCTGCTCGACATCTACGAGATGGTCACCCGTGGCGTCAACCCCTTCGCCGATGATGTCGACGGCGGCATGGGCGGCATGGGCGAAGGCGGCGGCTCTTTCGGCTTGTTCGACGACGACGGGAGTGACGATACCGAGGAGGACATCGACGACGATGTCGCCAACGCCGACGCAGAAGGGTTCTTCGACGAAGACCTGACGGATGACACTGGCGGTGATATGTCGATGGACGATGGCGGTGTCGACGATATGTTTCCCGATGACGGCGGCGACGACATGGGCGGCTTCGAGGACGACGGCGGGTCGTTCGACGAGGAGTTCGACGACTTCGACGACACGGAGGACGACATGAGCATGGACGATGGGATGAGCATGGACGACGGGGAGAGTATGGACGAGGACAGCGACGATGGTGACGGCGGCAAATCGTTCGCAGAGCTCAAAGACGAGTACGAGTCCGGCGACGCCGAGTGGGCAGAGGGCGAGGAACCTGAGGGCGAATCGGACGACGATGACCTCCTTGCTGACGACGATGACGACCTGCTGGCCGACGAGGGCGATGATCTGCTGGGCGAGGACGATTCGGACGGCGACGCGGGCGGGCTGGAAGACGACGACCTCTTCGACGAGGTCATCGAGGACGATGGGATTGATGAGGCCGAGACGGAAGCTATGGAAGCCGAACCAGAGCCGGAACCGGACCCAGAGCCGGAACCGGAGCCTGAGCCGGTCGCGGAGCCTGAACCCGAGCCAGAGCCGGAACCGGCCGCAGAGCCAGAGCCTGAACCAGAGCCGGAACCGACTGACACCGCGGCTACCGGCAGCGGTGATGCGGCAACGGCAGACGACGGCTCGGACGCGGACGATGACGGGAAACCCTACCTGGCGACGATGCCGGAAGGGTTCGCGGCGGACCTCATCATCGTCGAGTGGCTCGAGTTCCTGGTCCAGCACTCGGGCTACCGTGAGACGGCTCGCGCTATCGACTATTATGAGACTATCGACTGGATCGACGAGTCGGTCGCGGACCAGCTCAAGGAGTACCTCCGCGGCTTCGACGGCGTGAACGACACCGGGGATGGGCTGTCTATCGACCACCACACGGAGAGCCTGCACTACATCTCACAGCTTGACAGTGACAGCGGCGCTGACGCCGTTGCGCTCTCGAAACTGGTGGGGGGTGGTTCCGATGGGATTCAGCGTTAG
- a CDS encoding CARDB domain-containing protein, translating into MASVSVSHLILFIASMAIAASVAGVFTSSIGELSNAVSEQGLDVSSDVRTDVEIISDSGSDTIYDSGANTITVHVKNTGSETLAPVPGQVDVFVDGTFASDYTVTLEPNGGNSWRPGEVVRIDINDNLSGGDHRLKLIVNGDEEVFEFNT; encoded by the coding sequence ATGGCAAGCGTCTCCGTCTCACACCTGATTCTGTTCATCGCGTCGATGGCTATCGCCGCGAGCGTGGCTGGCGTCTTTACGAGCAGTATCGGCGAACTGAGCAACGCTGTTTCGGAACAGGGGTTGGACGTGAGCAGCGACGTCCGAACCGACGTGGAAATCATTTCCGACAGCGGTAGCGACACCATCTACGACAGCGGCGCGAACACAATCACGGTTCACGTCAAAAACACCGGTTCAGAGACGTTGGCTCCGGTCCCCGGGCAAGTAGATGTGTTCGTTGACGGGACCTTCGCCAGTGATTACACGGTAACGCTGGAGCCAAACGGTGGCAACAGCTGGCGGCCCGGTGAGGTCGTCCGCATCGACATCAACGACAACCTCAGCGGCGGCGACCACCGGCTCAAGCTCATCGTCAACGGCGACGAGGAGGTGTTCGAGTTCAACACATGA
- a CDS encoding flagellar protein F — MGFSVSGSAAVIFVAAFIGFGMFYSAAANGFERVNDAREDQRDRLLDQQNTDISLVSATWNSSGNDNLVVTVDNTGSETLSVEATDLLVDNDYRTGYGTTVDGDGSTDIWASQERLEITVTSLSSQPGRVKVVAENGIAETMVVS; from the coding sequence ATGGGATTCAGCGTTAGCGGCTCGGCAGCCGTCATTTTCGTGGCCGCGTTCATCGGCTTCGGGATGTTCTACTCCGCAGCCGCGAACGGCTTCGAACGCGTCAACGACGCCCGCGAGGACCAGCGCGACCGGCTCCTCGACCAGCAAAACACCGATATCTCGCTTGTGTCGGCGACGTGGAACAGCAGCGGGAACGACAACCTTGTCGTGACCGTCGACAACACCGGTTCCGAGACGCTGTCGGTCGAAGCGACCGACCTGCTGGTCGACAACGATTACCGCACAGGCTACGGCACGACGGTCGACGGTGACGGTTCGACGGACATCTGGGCGTCACAGGAGCGATTAGAGATTACCGTCACCTCGCTCAGTAGTCAGCCCGGCCGGGTGAAAGTCGTCGCCGAGAACGGCATCGCCGAAACGATGGTGGTGAGCTAA
- the flaJ gene encoding archaellar assembly protein FlaJ, translating into MAQGEAESDLDLTISETIQSLVESYRQMTIPLERYLFLILLPAVGFFIISTVVALLLEQPIAVRAPIPLLGFLVMASAIFYPKILLSQRKRELNNRFHLLITHMTVLATTKIDRMEVFRTLAEEDEYGELAMEMHRIVQLVDTWNLSLDDACRRRAKQVPSRAVSDFFDRLAYTLGAGQGLDDYLLTEQEQIIQHYSTVYKSSLDSLEVMKDLYLSMILSMTFALVFAVVLPVLTGTNPTMTVSAVIVMFVFVQTGFYLAIRSMAPYDPVWFHPVEYPSPIESKLNKSMVAGVGLSMLLVFITLGGMLGISPVTLNDLFFMLDGVPLPLYAAAPITPMLIPGIAFRQEEQRIKDRDSEFPNFIRALGATEGAKQSTTGAVLRTLRKKDFGALSPNIDNLYKRLNMRIEPTSAWRFFTADCRSYLIQTFSEMYLIGREMGGSPKQLGELISENMNQVLQLRQKRKQAATTLVGLLYGMTAASTFAFFIGLQVVNILADMSLNLSTGSRLDAASLINTSVYNIPLIEFLLIIIIMFGAMLSSLMIRTVDGGHNANTYMHFVVLSWIGAITGTFTKWLVSQFLSI; encoded by the coding sequence ATGGCTCAGGGCGAAGCCGAAAGCGACCTTGACCTGACGATTTCCGAGACGATCCAGTCGCTCGTTGAGTCCTACCGCCAGATGACGATCCCGCTGGAGCGGTATCTCTTTCTCATTTTGCTGCCAGCCGTCGGCTTCTTCATTATCTCTACGGTCGTCGCCCTGCTGCTGGAGCAGCCCATTGCAGTCCGAGCACCGATCCCCCTGCTTGGGTTCCTAGTGATGGCATCGGCGATTTTCTACCCCAAAATCCTGTTGAGCCAGCGCAAGCGCGAACTCAACAACCGGTTTCACCTGCTTATTACGCACATGACCGTGCTGGCGACGACGAAAATCGACCGGATGGAGGTGTTCCGAACGCTAGCCGAGGAAGACGAGTACGGCGAACTCGCGATGGAGATGCACCGCATCGTCCAGCTCGTCGACACCTGGAACCTGAGCCTCGACGACGCCTGTCGTCGCCGCGCCAAACAGGTCCCGAGCCGCGCAGTTTCGGACTTCTTTGACCGCCTCGCGTACACGCTCGGGGCCGGACAGGGACTCGACGACTACCTCCTGACCGAACAGGAGCAGATCATCCAGCACTACTCGACGGTGTACAAGAGTTCGCTCGACAGCCTCGAAGTGATGAAAGACCTCTACCTGTCGATGATTCTGTCGATGACGTTCGCGCTTGTGTTCGCCGTCGTCCTTCCGGTGCTGACCGGGACGAACCCGACGATGACCGTCAGCGCCGTTATCGTGATGTTCGTCTTTGTCCAGACTGGCTTCTACCTCGCCATCCGCTCGATGGCCCCGTACGACCCGGTGTGGTTCCACCCAGTCGAGTACCCGTCGCCGATTGAGTCTAAGCTCAACAAATCGATGGTCGCCGGCGTGGGGCTGTCGATGCTGCTCGTGTTCATCACGCTGGGCGGGATGCTCGGCATCTCGCCAGTCACGCTGAACGACCTCTTTTTCATGCTTGACGGAGTGCCGCTGCCGCTGTACGCCGCCGCGCCAATCACGCCAATGCTCATCCCCGGCATCGCCTTCCGGCAGGAAGAACAACGCATCAAGGACCGGGATTCGGAGTTCCCGAACTTCATCCGTGCGCTCGGTGCGACCGAAGGCGCAAAGCAGTCTACCACCGGTGCGGTGCTTCGCACCCTCCGCAAGAAGGACTTCGGCGCACTCTCGCCCAACATCGATAATCTCTACAAACGACTGAATATGCGGATCGAGCCGACCTCTGCTTGGCGCTTTTTCACCGCGGACTGCCGCTCCTATCTCATCCAGACCTTCTCCGAGATGTACCTCATCGGCCGCGAGATGGGTGGGTCGCCAAAGCAACTGGGCGAGCTTATCTCCGAGAACATGAATCAGGTGCTGCAACTCCGCCAGAAGCGCAAGCAGGCGGCAACGACGCTTGTGGGCCTCCTCTACGGGATGACCGCCGCGTCGACCTTCGCCTTCTTCATCGGCCTGCAGGTCGTCAACATCCTCGCTGATATGTCGCTCAACCTGAGCACCGGGAGCCGGCTCGACGCTGCCTCGCTTATCAACACCAGCGTCTACAACATCCCGCTCATCGAGTTCCTGCTTATCATCATCATCATGTTCGGCGCGATGCTGTCGTCCCTGATGATCCGGACCGTCGACGGCGGCCACAACGCCAACACGTACATGCATTTCGTGGTGCTCTCGTGGATCGGCGCTATTACTGGGACGTTCACGAAGTGGCTGGTGTCGCAGTTCCTCTCCATCTAA
- a CDS encoding chemotaxis protein CheD, whose translation MKVYDGSQTESPEQSTPERIKVGIAEYKVTTEPAMLTTSGLGSCIGIAIYDTRNTVAGLVHVMLPSAADIDGGNHAKFADTGIQALIEAMADAGASTEAMEAKIAGGSDMLDFSENGSSIGSRNAKKVRETLDEHGVPVVGEDLGGDHGRSVKLEADTGNFIVKSANTDSITL comes from the coding sequence ATGAAAGTATACGATGGTAGCCAAACAGAGAGTCCCGAACAAAGTACGCCCGAGCGCATCAAAGTCGGCATCGCGGAGTACAAGGTGACCACAGAGCCGGCCATGCTAACCACAAGCGGACTGGGCTCCTGTATCGGGATCGCAATATATGATACCCGTAACACGGTGGCCGGACTCGTCCACGTCATGCTTCCGTCGGCGGCTGATATCGACGGCGGCAACCATGCGAAGTTCGCGGACACGGGCATCCAAGCACTCATCGAGGCCATGGCGGATGCCGGGGCGTCGACGGAGGCCATGGAGGCCAAAATCGCTGGCGGGAGCGATATGCTCGACTTCTCCGAGAACGGATCCTCTATCGGTTCGCGCAACGCCAAGAAGGTGCGTGAGACGCTGGACGAACACGGCGTTCCCGTTGTCGGCGAAGACCTGGGTGGCGACCACGGCCGGTCCGTCAAACTCGAAGCGGACACTGGCAATTTCATTGTCAAAAGCGCGAACACGGACTCGATAACACTGTAA